From Theileria annulata chromosome 1, complete sequence, *** SEQUENCING IN PROGRESS ***, one genomic window encodes:
- a CDS encoding integral membrane protein, putative (6 probable transmembrane helices predicted for TA20325 by TMHMM2.0 at aa 10-29, 34-56, 69-88, 93-115, 120-142 and 359-381;~Signal anchor predicted for TA20325 by SignalP 2.0 HMM (Signal peptide probability 0.194, signal anchor probability 0.794) with cleavage site probability 0.099 between residues 26 and 27) — MRLKRISRKLCIFLIGFNLLLPIHYLYYISYNFFYIKLSTIITIISIILGSMYLLIISPKYLLTHFNKLFVIILNFITLFYYILLIFFKNFKIIFILLICYSFILGLNESFSIIIDPINIPFFLLGFNFSNLFSSFLYYVTVTGPQNSNGDNSTKGPGNGNTSPNGPGNTPTGPSTGPNGPSGPIEPGTTPTSPGTPPVEPPTGPPKPPTKAVPLVTNEPIKNASIVPNVVGTVTKSTNIATNKMITNKMVTNGPGAGPQGPTGPAGPTGPPGPPEPGSMGPEPSLPPVPEPTEPSGPIGTLRPKRFGPMGFGFGGSDGPGGPIGLGGPMGPGGPMGLGGPMGPGAVGPSTVTGDTVTIILIIGLIISIIIIILCIYVYGGNGLFNIIGIKIKDFILDNSEKKLNEENEKYEKYLNDKIKHKIKNLEYEIILKPNLIQDYNIKNIINLKKIKKYKCKFSPLRCLQQQLPITP, encoded by the coding sequence ATGAGATTAAAAAGAATAAGTAgaaaattatgtatatttttaattggttttaatttattattaccaatacattatttatattatatatcttataattttttttatataaaattatcaacaattattacaataatttcaataattttaggttCAATGTATTTACTTATAATTTCAccaaaatatttattaacacattttaataaactttttgttattattttaaattttattacattattttattatatattattaattttttttaaaaattttaaaattattttcattttattaatttgttattcTTTTATTCTTGGATTAAATGAATCTttttctattattattgatcctattaatataccattttttttattaggttttaatttttctaatttattttcttcttttttatattacgttacggtgactggtccaCAAAATAGTAATGGAGATAATAGTACAAAGGGACCTGGTAATGGAAATACTAGTCCAAATGGACCTGGTAATACACCTACAGGTCCTAGTACTGGTCCAAATGGACCTTCTGGACCTATAGAACCCGGTACTACACCTACTAGTCCAGGTACTCCACCTGTAGAACCACCTACTGGACCTCCTAAACCACCTACTAAAGCAGTACCTTTAGTAACTAATGAACCTATAAAAAATGCTAGTATAGTACCTAATGTAGTTGGTACTGTAACTAAAAGTACTAATATAGCTACTAACAAAATGATAACCAATAAAATGGTAACTAATGGACCTGGAGCAGGACCTCAGGGACCTACGGGACCTGCAGGTCCAACAGGTCCACCAGGACCACCTGAACCAGGATCTATGGGACCTGAACCCTCACTACCTCCAGTACCTGAGCCTACAGAACCTTCTGGACCTATTGGTACTTTAAGACCTAAAAGATTTGGCCCTATGGGATTTGGATTTGGAGGATCTGATGGTCCAGGTGGACCAATAGGATTAGGTGGACCTATGGGACCTGGAGGACCTATGGGATTAGGTGGTCCAATGGGACCTGGTGCtgttggaccaagcaccgtaacgggagacaccgtaacaataatcttaataattggattaataatatcaataataataataatattatgtatatatgTTTATGGTGGGAAtggattatttaatataattggtataaaaataaaagattTTATTTTGGATAATTCAGagaagaaattaaatgaagaaaatgaaaaatatgaaaaatatttaaatgataaaatcaaacataaaattaaaaatttagaatatgaaattattttaaaacctAATCTAATACAagattataatattaaaaatattattaatcttaaaaaaattaaaaaatacaaatgtAAGTTTtccccgttacggtgcttgcaACAGCAGCTCCCAATAACCCCTTAA
- a CDS encoding integral membrane protein, putative (5 probable transmembrane helices predicted for TA20320 by TMHMM2.0 at aa 355-377, 390-412, 427-446, 458-480 and 506-528): protein MEEIIDIEVLVSEIRYENMLEGLRIYRHEVEKDVKLSRIHDEYIDIDVNLYHFKYADVFSYNNLLLINVVTIQFDDFTPNSSITVLAHTDTNNDSTVVPDINSTTNNLTTSTTTNTSPIGPSIVTNNTITNTTVVGGKGVGKGVGEGTGTVIAGTVGPSTVTGDPVTEELGVYEMNYYFFLVYNKMYQYKPNNNEWIHPVELLLQLTKLYYNSLENQNNNNNNKDSKNIWNKIKRFFNKINLFKYKKMENSTERKGATNTPGKGANDTFSTPGKGANFTAMECTMGKGANFTAMECTPGKGANFMGMECTIGNMGTVTKANGTAVGGPDTVTEEIKLVKLFMNNKFKYGLIGSLIPIIMNIMNIIMLFLIIPLINLTRKLSIELYMKLQFVMSLIGIIPIIIIIIICYMKYFENISPQYQFENIYKYIFISFFLFYIIGILSYFLIKNIQIQLLYHNSYIILMLIIMFCCYNINNSITIISVMFIKSIKFDEITNTRLENNIKTNIQILSFMLIFYNLIRFSYVWIYFNNNLFYKIFFWII, encoded by the coding sequence ATGGAAGAAATAATAGATATAGAAGTATTAGTAAGTGAAATACGTTATGAAAATATGTTGGAAGGATTAAGAATTTATAGACATGAAGTAGAAAAAGATGTTAAATTATCACGTATACATGATGAATATATTGATATTGATGTGAATctttatcattttaaatatgCTGATGTTTTTTcttataataatttattacttatTAATGTTGTTACTATACAATTTGATGATTTTACACCTAATTCttccattacggtgcttgctcacACAGATACTAATAATGACAGTACAGTTGTACCTGATATtaatagtactactaataatctaactactagtactactaCCAATACTAGTCCTATAGGACCAAGCATCgtaactaataatactattactaatactactgTAGTTGGTGGTAAAGGAGTTGGTAAAGGAGTTGGTGAGGGAACTGGTACTGTTATTGCTGGTACagttggaccaagcaccgttacgggagaccccgtaacggaagaatTAGGAGTATAtgaaatgaattattatttttttctagtatataataaaatgtatcaATATAAaccaaataataatgaatggATACATCCAGTcgaattattattacaattaACCAAACTATATTATAATTCACTagaaaatcaaaataacaataataataataaggATAGTAAGAATATttggaataaaattaaaagattttttaataaaattaatttatttaaatataagaAAATGGAAAATTCTACGGAGCGAAAGGGAGCTACAAATACTcccggaaagggagctaatgacacttttagtactccgggaaagggagctaattttacagctatggagtgtactatgggaaagggagctaattttacagccatggagtgtactcccggaaagggagctaattttatgggtatggagtgtactataGGAAATATGGGTACTGTTACAAAGGCTAATGGTACTGCTGTTGGTGGAccagacaccgtaacggaggaaataaaattagtaaaattatttatgaataataaatttaaatatggATTAATAGGTTCAttaataccaataataatgaatataatgaatataataatgttatttttaataataccattaataaatttaacaagAAAATTATCAATAGAATTATATATGAAATTACAATTTGTAATGTCATTAATAGGAataataccaataataataataataataatatgttatatgaaatattttgaaaatatttcaccacaatatcaatttgaaaatatttataaatatattttcatatcattttttctcttttatattattggaattttatcatactttttaataaaaaatatacaaatacaattattatatcataattcttatataattttaatgttaataattatgttttgttgttataatataaataattctattacAATAATTAGTGTCAtgtttattaaatcaataaaatttgatgaaattacaaatacaagattagaaaataatattaaaactaatatacAAATCTTATCATTcatgttaatattttataatctAATACGATTTTCATATGTCTGGAtctattttaataataatctcttttataaaatcttcttttggattatttaa